The proteins below come from a single Sorghum bicolor cultivar BTx623 chromosome 4, Sorghum_bicolor_NCBIv3, whole genome shotgun sequence genomic window:
- the LOC110434594 gene encoding uncharacterized protein LOC110434594, whose protein sequence is MDIMRFIDFPTPRERPPSKPSECNSERIARKYDDDYFWDNLSEEQFKELDAQIEDIERNRTDKSLSSSAVKQTPVPTDNPIEHLERKPIRVEKTTSATTYGLQSAPSTSHTPAYQPPPRRPTRPGRALQSPYIDYGRNDLKCSKVASRAYDVVCLATRRSTRSSSQSSSQGDDIIISYPDYYVSLKHLSESVKPGGKLFNTVAEIAIYALKDRKAKIPVKQILPLRIAHFFL, encoded by the exons ATGGACATTATGAGATTCATTGATTTTCCCACACCCCGTGAACGTCCACCATCAAAGCCAAGTGAATGTAATTCAGAAAGGATCGCAAGGAAATATGATGATGATTATTTTTGGGACAATTTAAGTGAAGAACAATTTAAAGAACTTGATGCCCAAATTGAAGATATAGAAAGGAACAGGACAGATAAGTCACTTTCTAGCAGTGCAGTTAAGCAAACTCCTGTACCTACAGATAACCCAATTGAACATTTAGAAAGGAAGCCAATAAGAGTTGAAAAGACAACATCAGCTACAACCTATGGTCTACAATCTGCTCCCAGCACTTCACACACACCTGCGTATCAACCTCCGCCCAGAAGGCCAACACGACCAGGGCGTGCTTTGCAGTCCCCATATATTGATTATGGCAGAAATGACTTGAAGTGCAGCAAGGTTGCAAGTCGTGCATATGATGTGGTATGCTTGGCCACTAGAAGGTCAACCAGGAGTTCGAGTCAAAGCTCAAGCCAAGGAGA CGATATCATAATCAGTTATCCAGATTACTATGTGAGCTTGAAGCACCTTTCTGAATCAGTTAAaccaggtggaaaattattcaaCACAGTAGCTGAAATTGCTATATATGCATTAAAAGACAGAAAGGCCAAGATCCCTGTAAAACAAATACTCCCATTAAGGATAGCT CACTTTTTTCTCTAA
- the LOC110435148 gene encoding acidic leucine-rich nuclear phosphoprotein 32 family member B-like, producing the protein MSEAQRKLVSDAGFGGLLEIGSGRLPSALSKWLVKNVDGESEELVIPGRGKIKVNAAAVNRILGLPMGEDEVKYEFNGSAISFINEKCSFDNGRSPAITTITERLCANKEANDDYLRCWLMVAISTFLCGSTALCISPKCYPSLVDLSKVKELNWCKFVVDTLKGSVGKMHKKDSVLGCLYFLSILYLDSLEVGNIQVPEKQPRVAAWNMKLINKVIKMDTNTNGTFGKLKLKKLAGSVTETSLFGDFQDIDNFISHRASAPMSSKKKRKLSEVVKKACIGFTEVIGTFISEVSTISDDSEDQEEPRRSTRRRTTKNHQQNVDDEDEEIEEDEEEEDWKEDEDEDEEDEEADKEAELEDKEVDKEVELEDKSVSDEDDATNIVDPPLEVVPSQSKRERLR; encoded by the exons ATGTCAGAGGCCCAGCGGAAGCTTGTTAGTGATGCTGGCTTTGGAGGCTTGCTTGAGATAGGAAGTGGTCGATTGCCATCTGCCCTAAGTAAATGGCTTGTGAAGAATGTGGATGGTGAATCAGAAGAGcttgtaattcctggaagagGGAAGATTAAAGTAAATGCAGCTGCTGTGAATAGGATACTTGGGTTACCTATGGGTGAAGATGAGGTTAAATATGAATTCAATGGAAGTGCAATTAGTTTCATCAATGAAAAGTGCAGCTTTGACAACGGAAGGTCTCCTGCAATTACAACAATAACAGAAAGGCTGTGCGCAAACAAGGAAGCAAACGATGACTACCTCCGGTGTTGGCTCATGGTTGCTATCTCAACCTTTTTGTGTGGGAGCACAGCTTTGTGCATCAGCCCAAAGTGCTATCCTTCTTTGGTTGATCTATCAAAAGTTAAGGAATTGAATTGGTGCAAATTTGTAGTAGATACTCTCAAAGGATCCGTGGGAAAGATGCATAAAAAGGATTCTGTTTTAGGCTGTCTGTATTTCCTCTCC ATACTTTACCTGGACTCTTTGGAGGTAGGAAACATACAAGTCCCTGAAAAACAGCCAAGAGTTGCAGCATGGAACATGAAACTTATCAACAAGGTCATAAAGATGGATACTAACACAAATGGCACATTTGGGAAACTCAAg CTCAAGAAACTAGCTGGTTCAGTCACTGAGACCTCTTTATTTGGGGATTTCCAAGACATAGATAATTTTATTTCACACAGGGCATCTGCACCCATGTCTTCAAAG AAGAAAAGGAAATTATCTGAAGTTGTCAAGAAAGCTTGTATTGGTTTCACTGAAGTGATAGGAACATTTATAAGTGAGGTGTCCACAATCAGCGATGATTCTGAGGATCAAGAGGAGCCCAGAAGGTCAACACGGAGAAGAACTACCAAAAATCACCAACAGAATGTTGATGACGAAGACGAAGAGatagaggaggacgaggaggaggaggattggaaggaggacgaggatgaggacgagGAAGATGAGGAGGCCGACAAAGAAGCGGAGCTAGAGGATAAGGAGGTGGACAAAGAAGTGGAGCTAGAGGACAAGAGTGTCTCTGATGAGGATGATGCAACCAACATAGTTGATCCACCACTAGAAGTTGTTCCTTCTCAATCAAAAAGGGAAAGGCTGAGGTAA
- the LOC8069924 gene encoding metal transporter NRAT1: MEQAGEMGEIGREARHGGVLQSGRDTGEHKDKTVVDSEEDEQFLVQPKWRKFLAHVGPGALVAIGFLDPSNLETDMQAGADFKYQLLWVILVGMIFALLIQTLAANLGVKTGMHLAELCREEYPRFVNICLWIIAELAVISDDIPEVLGTAFAFNILLKIPVWSGVILTVFSTLLLLGVQRFGARKLEFIIAAFMFTMAACFFGELSYLRPSAREVVKGMFVPTLHGKGAAANAIALFGAIITPYNLFLHSALVLSRKTPRSAKSVRAACRYFLAECSLAFVVAFLINVTVVIVAATICNADNLSPDDADTCGDLTLQSTPLLLRNVLGRSSSVVYAVALLASGQSTTISCTFAGQVIMEGFLDMRMKSWVRNLITRVIAIAPSLVVSIVSGPSGAGKLIVFSSMVLSFELPFALIPLLKFCNSSNKVGPLKESIYTVVIAWMLSFALIVVNTYFLVWTYVDWLVHSDGRLPKYATALLSVVVFALMAAYLVFVVYLTFRRDAVATYVPVSERAQAQVEAGGGAQAVADDDADQPVPLRKDLADASM; encoded by the exons ATGGAGCAAGCTGGTGAGATGGGAGAGATTGGACGAGAAGCTCGCCATGGAGGTGTGCTTCAGAGTGGCAGAGACACTGGAGAACACAAAGACAAGACAGTGGTGGATAGCGAAGAAGATGAGCAATTTCTGGTGCAG CCAAAATGGAGGAAGTTCTTGGCCCATGTTGGACCTGGAGCTCTTGTGGCCATTGGCTTCCTGGATCCTAGCAACT TGGAAACTGACATGCAAGCTGGGGCTGACTTCAAGTACCAG CTTCTCTGGGTCATCTTAGTTGGAATGATCTTTGCACTTCTGATCCAAACACTAGCTGCCAACCTTGGAGTGAAGACAG GGATGCATCTTGCTGAACTCTGCAGGGAAGAGTACCCGCGTTTCGTCAACATTTGCTTGTGGATCATCGCGGAGCTGGCAGTGATATCTGATGACATCCCTGAAG TGCTGGGCACAGCCTTTGCATTCAACATACTGCTCAAGATCCCAGTGTGGTCTGGAGTCATCCTCACAGTGTTCAGCACCCTCTTGCTTCTTGGGGTGCAGAGATTTGGG GCCCGCAAACTGGAGTTCATCATAGCAGCTTTCATGTTCACCATGGCAGCCTGCTTCTTCGGAGAGCTGAGCTACCTGAGGCCGTCCGCGAGAGAGGTCGTCAAGGGCATGTTCGTCCCCACTCTCCATGGGAAAGGCGCCGCAGCCAACGCGATCGCGCTCTTCGGCGCCATCATCACGCC GTACAACCTGTTCTTGCACTCGGCGCTTGTGCTCTCGAGAAAGACCCCACGATCAGCGAAGAGCGTCAGA GCTGCCTGCAGGTACTTCCTCGCCGAGTGCAGCCTCGCGTTCGTGGTGGCGTTCCTCATCAATGTCACGGTGGTCATCGTCGCGGCGACCATCTGCAATGCAGACAACCTCTCCCCGGATGACGCGGACACGTGCGGCGACCTCACTCTGCAGTCCACCCCTCTGTTGCTCAGG AACGTTTTGGGGAGGTCGAGCTCCGTCGTGTACGCTGTTGCGCTGCTGGCTTCCGGGCAGAGCACCACCATTAGCTGCACGTTTGCTGGGCAGGTCATCATGGAG GGGTTCCTGGACATGAGGATGAAGAGCTGGGTGCGGAACCTGATCACGCGAGTCATCGCCATCGCTCCCAGCCTCGTCGTCTCCATCGTCAGCGGCCCGTCAGGCGCCGGCAAGCTCATCGTCTTCTCATCG ATGGTGCTGTCGTTCGAGCTGCCATTCGCGCTCATCCCGCTGCTCAAGTTctgcaacagcagcaacaaagTCGGGCCTCTCAAGGAATCCATCTAC aCGGTGGTGATCGCGTGGATGCTGAGCTTCGCGCTCATCGTGGTGAACACCTACTTCCTGGTGTGGACGTACGTGGACTGGCTAGTGCACAGCGACGGCCGCCTCCCCAAGTACGCCACCGCGCTGCTCTCCGTCGTCGTCTTCGCGCTCATGGCCGCCTACCTCGTCTTCGTCGTCTACCTCACGTTCAGGAGAGACGCGGTGGCCACGTACGTGCCGGTGTCGGAGCGGGCGCAGGCGCAGGTGGAGGCCGGCGGCGGGGCGCAGGCCGTGGCTGACGACGACGCCGACCAGCCGGTGCCCCTCAGGAAGGACCTGGCTGATGCCTCCATGTAG